Proteins from one Cryptomeria japonica chromosome 4, Sugi_1.0, whole genome shotgun sequence genomic window:
- the LOC131038996 gene encoding uncharacterized protein LOC131038996 produces the protein MEDVQRSMEAKMPMYDCLIFDLDDTLYPLSSGLQAACRKNIEVYMSEKLKIDQTEVPTMCYDLYKRYGTTMAGLKVLGYEFDNDDFHSFVHGSLPYENLRPDPVLRSLLLSTPQRKIVFTNSDKVHAAKTLSRLGLEDCFEGVICFETLNTPSPTFYNTNDLETPKLSPGERTCDNVLETPKLSPGELACDNVLETTNPCPVNGGNTDVLKSPLILCKPSLEAMEFALKIANADPKRTIFFDDSTRNIAVAKAAGLHTVLVGTSVRTDEADFALRSIHNIKEALPEIWEDGEKSELSSQSISIETVVVA, from the exons ATGGAAGATGTTCAGAGATCCATGGAAGCCAAGATGCCAATGTACGACTGCCTTATATTCG ATTTGGATGACACTTTGTATCCTCTAAGTTCGGGACTTCAAGCAGCCTGCAGGAAAAATATTGAAG TTTACATGAGTGAAAAGCTCAAGATTGATCAAACTGAAGTTCCAACTATGTGCTATGATCTTTATAAGAGATATGGAACTACCATGGCCGGTCTCAAG GTCTTGGGCTATGAATTTGACAATGATGATTTTCACAG CTTTGTGCATGGAAGTTTGCCATATGAAAACCTTAGACCTGATCCAGTGCTGAGGAGTTTGTTACTGAGCACACCTCAGCGGAAAATA GTATTCACGAACTCTGACAAAGTTCATGCTGCAAAAACATTAAGCAGACTGGGCTTGGAAGATTGTTTTGAAGGTGTCATATGCTTTGAAACACTCAATACTCCTTCACCAACCTTTTATAATACTAATGACTTGGAAACTCCCAAACTCTCTCCTGGAGAACGAACTTGTGATAATGTTTTGGAAACTCCCAAACTCTCTCCTGGAGaacttgcttgtgataatgttTTGGAAACTACCAATCCCTGCCCAGTAAACGGTGGTAATACTGATGTCCTGAAATCTCCTCTTATTCTTTGCAAGCCTTCGTTGGAGGCAATGGAATTTGCTCTCAAAATAGCAAATGCAGACCCTAAAAGAACG ATTTTCTTTGATGACAGTACACGTAACATAGCAGTTGCGAAAGCTGCAGGTTTGCATACTGTACTG GTAGGCACTTCTGTGAGGACAGATGAAGCAGATTTTGCTCTCAGAAGCATTCACAATATAAAGGAAGCCCTGCCTGAGATATGGGAAGATGGAGAGAAATCTGAACTCTCAAGCCAATCAATTTCCATAGAAACCGTAGTTGTTGCATAG